A window from Megalobrama amblycephala isolate DHTTF-2021 linkage group LG9, ASM1881202v1, whole genome shotgun sequence encodes these proteins:
- the kcnk4a gene encoding potassium channel subfamily K member 2 isoform X1, translating into MMSVFPKHSSTVCGILFDVAQHPIAMRYSKLLTILAAVLLYLVLGALVFGWLESSREEWAHRELLTSQMAFLQNHSCVTLYSLREFMEKVVDAIEAGVDARSTSNYTSRWDPSNAFFFCGTIITTIGFGNISPKTKGGQLFCIFYALVGIPMFGILLAGVGDHLGTLLRRAVAKIETLFLRKGVKPTSVRVISAVFSILIGCLVFIAVPTMVFQEVESWSLLEAVYFVVITLTTVGFGDYVAENRRDGTPLYKPLVWLWIVFGLAYFASILTMIGNWLRVLSKKTRAEMEELRAHATDWTQNIQNMSMDFRIPVPLDLNDPFQLQWRRRRKRRRRHRHPRLSAAGLSRGISLDADVIRENGHLILGWPSCKYTPASDNRSEVLSRSRSWCRVDGAYEMRPGSRLTVGPASRSISRLELKPPSRSGSRAMSRSPSESESGSVTESETPSESWSEYEFSSRNSEDLESGAEGSRRSLGSQKDVPVIVVASCSPPHPSLLDFFGENLAYIDESSDALSDLVKPAGQNRQRKPKRRSMKRQIPCSRPIGLQREISNELQPPSHPPTPPPQT; encoded by the exons ATGATGTCAGTGTTTCCAAAACATTCATCCACAGTATGCGGCATCTTGTTTGACGTCGCCCAGCACCCCATAGCCATGCGGTACTCAAAACTGTTGACCATCCTGGCAGCCGTGCTGCTGTATTTGGTGTTGGGGGCTCTGGTGTTCGGCTGGCTGGAGTCCTCCAGGGAGGAATGGGCTCACCGCGAGCTGCTGACGTCTCAAATGGCTTTCCTACAGAACCACAGCTGCGTCACACTTTACAGCCTGAGAGAGTTCATGGAG AAAGTGGTTGATGCCATTGAGGCAGGTGTGGACGCCAGAAGCACGTCAAATTATACCAGCAGATGGGATCCATCCAATGCTTTCTTCTTCTGTGGTACCATCATCACCACCATTG GCTTTGGAAACATCTCGCCCAAGACAAAAGGTGGTCAGTTGTTCTGTATCTTTTATGCTCTGGTGGGGATCCCCATGTTTGGGATACTGTTAGCAGGGGTTGGAGACCACCTGGGCACCCTGCTGCGGAGAGCGGTGGCAAAGATTGAGACTTTGTTTTTG CGCAAGGGTGTGAAGCCCACCAGTGTGCGTGTAATCTCCGCCGTCTTCTCCATCCTGATTGGCTGCTTAGTCTTCATCGCCGTGCCGACCATGGTGTTTCAGGAAGTGGAGAGCTGGAGCTTGTTGGAAGCAGTGTACTTTGTCGTGATCACCCTTACCACGGTGGGCTTTGGGGACTATGTGGCAG AGAACAGAAGAGATGGGACGCCCCTGTACAAGCCGTTGGTGTGGTTGTGGATAGTGTTTGGTCTGGCGTATTTTGCATCTATTCTCACTATGATTGGGAACTGGCTCAGAGTGCTGTCAAAGAAGACACGTGCAGAG ATGGAGGAGCTGAGAGCTCATGCCACAGACTGGACTCAGAACATCCAGAACATGTCCATGGACTTCCGTATTCCAGTGCCACTGGATCTCAACGACCCCTTTCAGCTCCAATGGCGACGCAGAAGAAAGCGCCGCCGCCGTCACCGCCACCCAAGACTGAGCGCGGCGGGACTGTCTCGTGGAATCTCCCTCGATGCCGATGTTATCCGAGAGAACGGACATCTGATCCTCGGTTGGCCTTCGTGCAAGTATACCCCAGCGTCTGATAACAGGTCTGAAGTGCTGTCCCGATCCAGGTCGTGGTGTAGGGTAGATGGGGCGTATGAGATGAGACCAGGATCGAGGCTGACGGTAGGACCTGCATCAAGATCCATCTCGCGTTTAGAGCTGAAACCACCATCGAGATCTGGGTCCAGAGCCATGTCCAGGTCCCCTTCAGAATCTGAATCAGGATCAGTCACTGAATCCGAGACTCCGTCAGAATCCTGGTCGGAATATGAGTTCAGTTCCCGTAACTCAGAGGACCTGGAATCTGGAGCCGAGGGGTCTCGGAGATCACTGGGAAGTCAAAAGGATGTTCCGGTCATCGTGGTTGCCAGCTGCAGTCCGCCCCATCCCTCCCTCCTGGACTTCTTTGGCGAGAACCTGGCGTACATCGACGAGTCTTCAGACGCTCTTAGCGATCTTGTCAAACCAGCCGGACAGAACCGCCAACGCAAACCCAAGAGGAGGAGTATGAAGAGACAGATTCCCTGCTCGCGTCCTATTGGACTACAGAGGGAGATCAGTAATGAACTACAACCCCCATCACACCCTCCGACTCCTCCACCTCAAACCTGA
- the kcnk4a gene encoding potassium channel subfamily K member 4 isoform X2, translated as MRYSKLLTILAAVLLYLVLGALVFGWLESSREEWAHRELLTSQMAFLQNHSCVTLYSLREFMEKVVDAIEAGVDARSTSNYTSRWDPSNAFFFCGTIITTIGFGNISPKTKGGQLFCIFYALVGIPMFGILLAGVGDHLGTLLRRAVAKIETLFLRKGVKPTSVRVISAVFSILIGCLVFIAVPTMVFQEVESWSLLEAVYFVVITLTTVGFGDYVAENRRDGTPLYKPLVWLWIVFGLAYFASILTMIGNWLRVLSKKTRAEMEELRAHATDWTQNIQNMSMDFRIPVPLDLNDPFQLQWRRRRKRRRRHRHPRLSAAGLSRGISLDADVIRENGHLILGWPSCKYTPASDNRSEVLSRSRSWCRVDGAYEMRPGSRLTVGPASRSISRLELKPPSRSGSRAMSRSPSESESGSVTESETPSESWSEYEFSSRNSEDLESGAEGSRRSLGSQKDVPVIVVASCSPPHPSLLDFFGENLAYIDESSDALSDLVKPAGQNRQRKPKRRSMKRQIPCSRPIGLQREISNELQPPSHPPTPPPQT; from the exons ATGCGGTACTCAAAACTGTTGACCATCCTGGCAGCCGTGCTGCTGTATTTGGTGTTGGGGGCTCTGGTGTTCGGCTGGCTGGAGTCCTCCAGGGAGGAATGGGCTCACCGCGAGCTGCTGACGTCTCAAATGGCTTTCCTACAGAACCACAGCTGCGTCACACTTTACAGCCTGAGAGAGTTCATGGAG AAAGTGGTTGATGCCATTGAGGCAGGTGTGGACGCCAGAAGCACGTCAAATTATACCAGCAGATGGGATCCATCCAATGCTTTCTTCTTCTGTGGTACCATCATCACCACCATTG GCTTTGGAAACATCTCGCCCAAGACAAAAGGTGGTCAGTTGTTCTGTATCTTTTATGCTCTGGTGGGGATCCCCATGTTTGGGATACTGTTAGCAGGGGTTGGAGACCACCTGGGCACCCTGCTGCGGAGAGCGGTGGCAAAGATTGAGACTTTGTTTTTG CGCAAGGGTGTGAAGCCCACCAGTGTGCGTGTAATCTCCGCCGTCTTCTCCATCCTGATTGGCTGCTTAGTCTTCATCGCCGTGCCGACCATGGTGTTTCAGGAAGTGGAGAGCTGGAGCTTGTTGGAAGCAGTGTACTTTGTCGTGATCACCCTTACCACGGTGGGCTTTGGGGACTATGTGGCAG AGAACAGAAGAGATGGGACGCCCCTGTACAAGCCGTTGGTGTGGTTGTGGATAGTGTTTGGTCTGGCGTATTTTGCATCTATTCTCACTATGATTGGGAACTGGCTCAGAGTGCTGTCAAAGAAGACACGTGCAGAG ATGGAGGAGCTGAGAGCTCATGCCACAGACTGGACTCAGAACATCCAGAACATGTCCATGGACTTCCGTATTCCAGTGCCACTGGATCTCAACGACCCCTTTCAGCTCCAATGGCGACGCAGAAGAAAGCGCCGCCGCCGTCACCGCCACCCAAGACTGAGCGCGGCGGGACTGTCTCGTGGAATCTCCCTCGATGCCGATGTTATCCGAGAGAACGGACATCTGATCCTCGGTTGGCCTTCGTGCAAGTATACCCCAGCGTCTGATAACAGGTCTGAAGTGCTGTCCCGATCCAGGTCGTGGTGTAGGGTAGATGGGGCGTATGAGATGAGACCAGGATCGAGGCTGACGGTAGGACCTGCATCAAGATCCATCTCGCGTTTAGAGCTGAAACCACCATCGAGATCTGGGTCCAGAGCCATGTCCAGGTCCCCTTCAGAATCTGAATCAGGATCAGTCACTGAATCCGAGACTCCGTCAGAATCCTGGTCGGAATATGAGTTCAGTTCCCGTAACTCAGAGGACCTGGAATCTGGAGCCGAGGGGTCTCGGAGATCACTGGGAAGTCAAAAGGATGTTCCGGTCATCGTGGTTGCCAGCTGCAGTCCGCCCCATCCCTCCCTCCTGGACTTCTTTGGCGAGAACCTGGCGTACATCGACGAGTCTTCAGACGCTCTTAGCGATCTTGTCAAACCAGCCGGACAGAACCGCCAACGCAAACCCAAGAGGAGGAGTATGAAGAGACAGATTCCCTGCTCGCGTCCTATTGGACTACAGAGGGAGATCAGTAATGAACTACAACCCCCATCACACCCTCCGACTCCTCCACCTCAAACCTGA